A region of the Brevibacillus laterosporus genome:
TGTCGTCCTGTAACGGAGATCTCTTTTTAATTACCCCCTTACGCATCTATATCACCCCAATAAAAAAAGCCACTCATCAAGAGTGACTTCTTCCTTATATGACATACTTAAAACAAACGTACATACCACCCAAGATGCTCATTCTTATAGCAATCCTGCCAATGTTATCAGGAAACCTTGAGGTTAGTATTGCTGCTATAAAACCTGGTATAGCCAAGCATAATATTACTTTAACAAGCATCCCGAACACAGGCCACATGTTTACACTAAAATCCAAATCTTCCACAACCTTTCGTTCCTGTTAAAGTACAAAAGGCTAAAATATATGTCAAGCAATATTACAAAAGCCACCCACAATTGGATGGCTCATTTCATATTCTCTTGATAATACAAATTTATCATGTTTAAAAGCAAAATGTGTATCAATACTGTACGAATTTTATCCGTATTCCCTCTACGATGTCTCCACGTTTTTATAAACCTCGATTTTCAAAGCAAATGCTAGTCGATAGAATGCCTTTCCACGATATTTATAGTAAGTAGAATGGGGCATATCCAGTTCCGTGTATGCTTCAATATCCGTGATATCGTCTTCGCCAAACCATCTGGTCATTATGATTTGTTTTTCTTTCTTGCTTAATCGTTTAGTGGCGTTCAAGACACGCTGCACATGATTCTTGCGTTGTTCTTCTATAGATACATTCTTAACAGCAGCGTTCTCTGTGCTACTGTGGAAGGCATTTGTTTGCGTTGGCGGCACTAAAGAGTAACTGGCTGTTGTGCTTGCCTCAATTCCTGGGTGGAAGCCCATTCGTATGAAATCTCTAGCAAGGTCGAGGGCTTCTTTTACGTTATTTTCAGTTGCTTCTTTATCAATATCCGGTAGACCAGGCAAAGTTAATTGTTTATATTCCACTTCCTACTCCCCCTCAACGGCTTGGCGTGATATAATATTACTTATCTAAGTTAAATTCACGCTCCCGTTGAGGGGGCTTTTTTTATTTACTTATTTGCAATCATCATCATGTTTGTTTGAAAATTTATAGTCAGTTGCAAGGCTTCCTGTCTTGAAAATCCTTCGTTTTGCACCTTTTTCATATACTCCGATAAAATCTTGGTGTGATCAATCAAAAATGTAGAAAACTGATCAAAGTCTGAAATGTTCATCTACTGTTGCTCCCCCTCATTTATTAACGCTTGTAATGCCATTCTTTTGTAAGAAGAGGCTTCTGTAGACGGGTTCCTCGCTATTACACGTAGTACTCCTCGTAATATTTTGGCATCTGCCTCTGCCTTTAACGCGCGTTCAATTGCATGAGACCATCCGATGCGGGCTTCAGCAATAAACCGAGCATCTTCGTAACTTACAGCGCAAGCTAATCCGTCCCAATGCGTAGATACCCAATGGCGCAAGTTAGCATTCCCCGGCCACTCATCATGACTCGCGCCCCAAGGGCCCTTTGTAGCCGCATTACATATCTCTAAGTCTTCGTGTAAGTTACGCACTATTCGCACGCCCTTCTCTAACAATGTGGACACCAGCTTTTACAATTATCTGTTCTTGAATGCTTGCTCGGATGTTTAATGGTATGCTTTGATTATTTAAAACCAATCGTTCGATTTCTTGCAGAGCTTCTTCGTAACGTTTAAGCTTGTCTTCCGTTTGATTCATTTTTTATCCTCCAGATACAGCGTAATATCCACGCCTTTAGCTTTTAGATAGGCTAGTGCTACTGCTGTAGGTAAACGAGTATGTTTTTCGGAGCAAATAAGGGAGAAGCTTTCACCTGATTTCTCACCAACAATAACCATGTAAGAACTCTCATACTGAGTAATTTTGAAGTGTAGGCCTTGTTTCCTCGCTTCTTCCATCAACAGCAACATTTCGCTACAACTTGTAGAAAAATCAGGAATAGAAGAATGCCATGTATTGCCTACTATATAACCGTTAACTGTAATTCCAATTTGCTTTTCTTCTCTTTCGCATCCCAACAACTCCGCCACTTTCGCGTCAATCTCTCTGCTCATTGGCTTCCTCCTCTAATCTACTTTGTAAAACGTTAGTGCATCCCATCCAAGATTATTCAGTGTTTCAACCATCACTTTAACTGCTACTGCTCGCTTGTCTCCTTGTCCGCCACACGTCGGTGAAATAAAATACCCATGTCCGATCCAGTTGCTTTTCATCCCGCAGTACAATCCAGATTTTTTGATTGCGTCCAATACTGATACTTCCCTCGCCCTTGGAATTATTAAGAAAACAGAATCTAGGTTGGCTGTTCCTCCATCAGAGACTTGTACAACTGCTTCGCAAGCGATTTTGTTTGCTTCTTTCAAATCTTTGACCAATTTATCGTAATTGATTGCCATTCCTACCCCTCCTATTCTGAAAAAGAAATCCACGTTGGCTCTTCATAAACAAAGTCTTGTCCAATATACTCTCGAAAGGTCATTGGCTTGCGGCTGCCGTCCTCTTGCTCGAAGTCACCAACCGTATCAAGCGATATCTCTTCAACCTCATCCATCGTTATTGCAAAATCTTCTCCTCCACGTTCGTTATGGTCATTCAATGCCTCTTCTGCTGTTTGGGCAACAATGTACTCTGGATATTCTTCATTTACCTTGAATAGTTTGTATTCGTTCATTGCGCTCCACCTCTAAAGTAATTTGTTTGTCCGATTTCAACATGACATTAAGAACAACATACTTCTCATCATTTAGCTCTACTACCGTTCCAGTCGATACCAAGTAACGCTTTCCAAAAATCTCATGATACTCATAACTTCCAACAAAGCTTTTGTTTGTAAATACTGAGACCGTTCTGCCGATATCATCCACTGATTGATCTGATATACCGAACTCAGCGCAGTGGTTTACAGCATTTAACAGACCATCCTCTTGGACAGTTAGCTCTTCTTCCTCTTTATTTGAAAGGATAAAAGCCATCCGATACGCTGCGCTAATTAGTTGTTTGAGATAATTCCGTTTGATTTGGTTCATGATATTTGCCCTCCCTTATCACAAGTAATGGTTTTTACTATTACTCCCATTCATGAAGTGGATCATAGGCGTAGGCAAAAGTTCCATCCTCGGAATAACTGATAATCGTTACAGGAATTGGCACATATGAAATTGCCAAGTAATCCTCAATAAAATCCATTGCCATATCTTTTGTTGGGACTAGATGATTAAAAGTTAGGTTTGTATCTTCTTCACCTTTCATGAAATTGTAAAATGTATCTACCTGATGCTCGAAACCAATTGCCCACATTACAAGTCTTTTTTTCATAATCAATACCTCCATTTCACGTCGAGTGATATGTTTAATTCTCATCTGGCGAGCATTCTGGGCAGCATTCATGTTCTTCACAAGTGCATGCACTTAATGGTCCCTTCTCCGTGGGCTTTTCTTGTTTTGCAAACTTGATCCCATAGTCAGAGTGCTTGACGCAAATATTTTTATCGCTGGTTCCTGTTTTAGCTACAGCATGATACCCGTAATCGCGGTAATAACCATTATTCCAATCCATTGACTCAACCTCAAA
Encoded here:
- a CDS encoding transcriptional regulator, with the protein product MPGLPDIDKEATENNVKEALDLARDFIRMGFHPGIEASTTASYSLVPPTQTNAFHSSTENAAVKNVSIEEQRKNHVQRVLNATKRLSKKEKQIIMTRWFGEDDITDIEAYTELDMPHSTYYKYRGKAFYRLAFALKIEVYKNVETS